One stretch of Streptomyces agglomeratus DNA includes these proteins:
- a CDS encoding DMT family transporter, whose translation MSIASARRTEPPAIPATPLSATPSAAAVTTSGDGTGGGTSDGTREGLPTPARRATLDWRIRFGVLALIWGFSFLLIKVGTEAYAPFQVTLGRLLFGTAVLAAAMAVKREALPRGARTWGHLTVAAFFLNALPFSLFAYSELTIPSTLAGICNATSPLWGMALSLVAFSEDRPTRRRVAGLGIGFIGVLTVLGAWQGFSGLDFGGTAMALLASLSYPVGWIYLRRTLGGSGNSALSMTGAQLLLGTAQLAVVTPLFTTVPTSFPVVPLLAVVALGALGTGFAMLLQYGLVAEIGPTTAQMVTYFIPVIATVAGVTLLGEDLSWNTPVGALIVLAGAALTQSRARTRTGITARRT comes from the coding sequence ATGAGCATCGCCTCCGCACGCCGCACCGAGCCGCCCGCCATTCCTGCCACACCGCTGTCCGCCACCCCGTCCGCCGCCGCCGTCACCACCTCCGGTGACGGCACCGGTGGCGGCACCAGTGACGGCACCCGTGAGGGCCTCCCCACGCCGGCCCGGCGCGCGACTCTGGACTGGCGCATCCGTTTCGGCGTGCTCGCGCTCATCTGGGGCTTCAGCTTCCTGCTCATCAAGGTCGGCACGGAGGCGTACGCACCCTTCCAGGTCACGCTCGGGCGGCTCCTCTTCGGAACGGCCGTGCTCGCCGCGGCGATGGCGGTGAAGCGGGAGGCTCTGCCGCGCGGCGCCCGGACCTGGGGCCACCTCACCGTCGCCGCGTTCTTCCTCAACGCGCTGCCGTTCTCGCTCTTCGCCTATTCCGAGCTGACGATCCCCTCGACGCTCGCCGGCATCTGCAACGCCACGTCGCCGCTGTGGGGCATGGCGCTCTCGTTGGTGGCGTTCTCCGAGGACCGCCCGACCCGCCGCCGCGTCGCGGGACTCGGCATCGGCTTCATCGGCGTACTGACGGTACTGGGAGCCTGGCAGGGCTTTTCCGGCCTCGACTTCGGCGGCACGGCCATGGCACTGCTGGCCTCGCTCAGCTACCCGGTGGGCTGGATCTACCTCCGCCGTACGCTCGGGGGCAGCGGCAACTCCGCCCTCTCCATGACAGGCGCGCAGCTCCTGCTCGGCACGGCGCAACTCGCCGTGGTGACCCCCCTGTTCACGACGGTGCCGACCTCGTTCCCGGTCGTGCCGCTGCTGGCTGTGGTGGCCCTGGGCGCCCTGGGCACCGGCTTCGCGATGCTGCTCCAGTACGGCCTGGTGGCCGAGATCGGTCCGACGACCGCCCAGATGGTCACGTACTTCATCCCGGTGATCGCCACCGTCGCGGGCGTCACCCTGCTCGGCGAAGACCTCAGCTGGAACACCCCCGTCGGCGCCCTGATCGTCCTGGCGGGCGCGGCCCTGACCCAGAGCCGAGCCCGCACCAGGACCGGCATCACCGCGAGGCGCACCTGA
- a CDS encoding DUF5999 family protein — MCQHQPACPTADSADREAARLVAHHPEQGWSLLCNGVLVFEDTGELLPDGQIIAPHRPLDVVRAA; from the coding sequence ATGTGCCAGCACCAGCCAGCCTGCCCGACTGCCGACTCCGCCGACCGGGAAGCCGCTCGTCTTGTGGCGCACCACCCGGAACAGGGCTGGAGCCTGCTGTGCAACGGAGTCCTCGTCTTCGAGGACACCGGTGAGCTGCTGCCGGACGGCCAGATCATCGCTCCACACCGTCCGCTCGACGTCGTCAGGGCCGCCTGA
- a CDS encoding glutamate-cysteine ligase family protein encodes MGEKVVADGFDLSDRQRYRRKLQQCLEGLGRLLAEKRFDRPKNFMGLEIELNLAGADGMPKMMNAEVLERIASRDFQTELGMFNLEVNIVPHRLGGRVFDQLAEELRTGLGYAHRKAEEVDAGIVMIGILPTLGRHDLVSANLSDVDRYQLLNDQIVTARGEDFTVDITGVERLNCTFASIAPEAACTSVQLHLQVTPGRFADVWNAAQAVAGVQIALGANSPFLFGRELWRESRPPLFQQATDTRPPELQAQGVRPRTWFGERWVDSAYELFEENLRYFPALLPICDDEDPLLVLDDGGVPRLQELVLHNGTVYRWNRPVYGLVDGVPHLRVENRVLPAGPTVTDVIANAAFYYGLVRALAEDARPVWKRLPFEAAEENFDTACRLGIEAEIIWPKAGRAGGTTRVPAVRLVRDELLPLAAAGLDAWGIEPADRDYYLGVIEQRCRRRVNGASWQVDTYHRALEAGLEREAALAAMTRRYSELMHQGDPVHTWPVGFPGRA; translated from the coding sequence ATGGGGGAGAAGGTCGTGGCAGACGGGTTCGACCTGTCGGACCGGCAGAGGTACCGGAGGAAACTCCAGCAGTGCCTGGAGGGACTGGGGCGACTGCTGGCGGAGAAGCGCTTCGACCGTCCCAAGAACTTCATGGGGCTGGAGATCGAGCTCAATCTCGCCGGGGCCGACGGTATGCCGAAGATGATGAACGCCGAGGTGCTGGAGCGGATCGCGAGCCGTGATTTCCAGACCGAACTCGGCATGTTCAATTTGGAAGTAAATATCGTTCCGCACCGGCTGGGAGGCCGGGTATTCGATCAGCTCGCCGAAGAGCTGCGCACCGGCCTGGGATATGCCCACAGGAAAGCCGAAGAGGTCGACGCGGGCATCGTGATGATCGGAATTCTGCCGACGCTCGGACGCCACGACCTGGTCTCCGCGAATCTCTCCGACGTCGACCGCTACCAGCTGCTCAACGATCAGATAGTGACTGCGCGCGGTGAGGACTTCACGGTGGACATCACCGGGGTCGAGCGCTTGAACTGCACCTTCGCCTCGATCGCGCCGGAAGCGGCCTGTACGTCGGTGCAGTTGCACCTCCAGGTCACGCCGGGCCGGTTCGCGGATGTGTGGAACGCGGCGCAGGCGGTCGCCGGTGTGCAGATCGCACTGGGTGCCAACTCGCCGTTCCTCTTCGGCCGCGAGCTGTGGCGCGAGTCGCGGCCGCCCCTCTTCCAGCAGGCCACCGACACGCGCCCGCCGGAGCTCCAGGCCCAGGGCGTACGGCCGCGGACCTGGTTCGGCGAGCGGTGGGTGGACTCGGCGTACGAGCTGTTCGAGGAGAACCTGCGGTACTTCCCGGCCCTGCTGCCGATCTGCGACGACGAGGATCCGCTCCTCGTGCTCGACGACGGCGGGGTGCCGCGGCTCCAGGAGCTCGTGCTGCACAACGGGACGGTCTACCGCTGGAACCGGCCCGTGTACGGGCTGGTCGACGGCGTACCGCATCTGCGGGTGGAGAACAGGGTGCTGCCCGCGGGGCCGACCGTGACGGACGTGATCGCCAACGCGGCCTTCTACTACGGGCTGGTGCGGGCTCTCGCCGAGGACGCGCGGCCGGTGTGGAAGCGGCTGCCCTTCGAGGCCGCCGAGGAGAACTTCGACACCGCCTGCCGTCTCGGGATCGAGGCGGAGATCATCTGGCCGAAGGCGGGCCGCGCGGGCGGGACCACGCGGGTGCCGGCCGTCAGGCTCGTACGGGACGAACTGCTGCCACTGGCCGCTGCCGGGCTCGACGCCTGGGGCATCGAGCCCGCCGACCGGGACTACTACCTCGGCGTCATCGAGCAGCGGTGCAGGCGGCGCGTGAACGGTGCCTCCTGGCAGGTGGACACCTACCACCGCGCTCTGGAGGCCGGCCTGGAACGCGAAGCCGCGCTGGCCGCCATGACGCGCCGCTACAGCGAGCTGATGCACCAGGGCGACCCGGTGCACACCTGGCCGGTGGGTTTCCCGGGGCGGGCGTGA
- a CDS encoding pyridoxamine 5'-phosphate oxidase family protein, whose product MPDTTTYAPSERTVPTRSRERASYNRDLVHAILDEGYVCHLGFVRDGAPVVLPTLYGRVGDRLYVHGSTGSRPLRMAGQSDPGLAVCLTVTHVDGLVLARSAFHHSINYRSVVVHGIAHEVVDEEERRTALDALVDHVVPGRSSDSRPANAKELAATAVIRLDLEEVSAKVRTGGPNDEPEDASLPHWTGVVPLTRGYGAPVPAADLDPAVALPDYLTTL is encoded by the coding sequence ATGCCGGACACCACCACCTACGCGCCTTCCGAGCGCACCGTCCCCACCCGCTCCCGGGAACGCGCGTCGTACAACCGCGACCTGGTGCACGCGATACTGGACGAGGGTTACGTCTGCCACCTCGGCTTCGTGCGCGACGGAGCCCCCGTCGTCCTGCCGACGCTCTACGGCCGCGTCGGCGACCGCCTCTACGTACACGGCTCCACGGGCTCCCGCCCCCTGCGCATGGCCGGCCAGAGCGACCCCGGCCTCGCCGTCTGCCTGACCGTGACCCACGTCGACGGCCTCGTCCTGGCCCGCTCCGCCTTCCACCACTCCATCAACTACCGCTCCGTGGTGGTCCACGGCATCGCCCATGAGGTGGTGGACGAGGAAGAGCGCCGCACCGCACTCGACGCACTGGTCGACCATGTCGTCCCCGGCCGCTCCTCCGACTCGCGCCCGGCCAACGCCAAGGAGCTCGCGGCGACCGCCGTGATCCGGCTCGACCTGGAGGAGGTCTCCGCGAAGGTTCGTACAGGCGGCCCCAACGACGAGCCCGAGGACGCCTCACTCCCGCACTGGACGGGCGTCGTCCCCCTGACCCGCGGCTACGGCGCCCCCGTCCCGGCAGCAGACCTGGACCCGGCCGTCGCACTCCCCGACTACCTCACCACTCTCTGA
- a CDS encoding peptidase: MQSRTPRVPQQTAPHRADSEARLTAELTSVVAGARRRALRDGDRQVDTAHLLHSLIETDPDVRAAFDGGTPQIARVLGYLVQRSIGYGLRWQGAVEDSGNVTGARDPVGLAGWSPAAAAAMERALGLAAARGDRRARGLDLLAVLAADTECRAVEVLRRGGVDTDLLAGRLCAASRQA, encoded by the coding sequence GTGCAAAGCCGTACCCCACGGGTTCCCCAGCAGACCGCGCCACATCGTGCGGACAGCGAAGCCAGGCTCACCGCCGAGCTCACGTCGGTCGTCGCGGGCGCGCGCAGGCGGGCGCTGCGGGACGGCGACCGGCAGGTCGACACCGCGCACCTGCTCCACTCGCTGATCGAGACCGACCCGGACGTCCGGGCCGCCTTCGACGGGGGTACGCCGCAGATCGCCCGGGTGCTCGGCTATCTCGTGCAGCGCAGCATCGGGTACGGGCTGCGCTGGCAGGGCGCGGTGGAGGATTCCGGCAACGTGACCGGGGCGCGGGACCCCGTGGGCCTTGCGGGCTGGTCGCCCGCCGCCGCCGCGGCCATGGAGAGGGCGCTGGGACTGGCCGCGGCGCGCGGCGACCGGCGTGCCCGCGGGCTCGATCTGCTCGCCGTACTCGCGGCGGACACCGAGTGCCGAGCGGTCGAGGTGCTGAGGCGCGGCGGTGTGGACACGGACCTGCTGGCCGGGCGCCTCTGTGCGGCGTCTCGTCAGGCGTAA
- a CDS encoding PhzF family phenazine biosynthesis protein, whose product MRIRIVDAFTDRPFAGNPAGVLLLDSGTFPDDAWLQQVAAEVNLSETAFAHPLPPGGDADWALRWFTPTAEVAMCGHATLATAHVLHSTGAAAGKDAVRFSALCGILTAAAGEDGAFTLDFPTAPLTAAAVPDGIGEALGADVLSAHDTGPHIGDLLIELADERTVRALTPDFAGLVAHSERGIIATAAAEDPALGYDFVSRCFFPRLGIDEDPVTGSAHTALAPFWSARLGRLELTGLQASARSGRVVTSLRDDRTLLTGRAVTVIDGDLLT is encoded by the coding sequence ATGCGGATTCGAATCGTCGACGCCTTCACCGACCGGCCCTTCGCCGGCAATCCAGCCGGAGTGCTTCTGCTGGACTCCGGCACGTTTCCCGACGACGCCTGGCTCCAGCAGGTGGCCGCCGAGGTGAACCTCTCCGAGACAGCCTTCGCGCACCCGCTCCCCCCGGGCGGCGACGCCGACTGGGCGCTGCGCTGGTTCACCCCGACCGCCGAGGTCGCCATGTGCGGCCACGCCACCCTGGCCACGGCCCACGTCCTGCACTCCACGGGCGCCGCCGCCGGCAAGGACGCCGTGCGTTTCTCGGCGCTCTGCGGGATCCTCACCGCCGCCGCCGGAGAAGACGGCGCCTTCACCCTGGACTTCCCGACCGCACCGCTCACAGCCGCCGCGGTCCCCGACGGCATCGGCGAGGCCCTGGGCGCGGACGTCCTCTCGGCCCACGACACCGGGCCGCACATCGGTGACCTGCTCATCGAGCTGGCCGACGAGCGCACCGTACGCGCGCTCACCCCCGACTTCGCCGGCCTCGTGGCGCACTCCGAGCGCGGCATCATCGCGACAGCCGCAGCCGAAGATCCCGCCCTCGGCTACGACTTCGTCTCGCGCTGTTTCTTCCCCCGGCTCGGGATCGACGAGGACCCGGTGACCGGCAGCGCGCACACGGCCCTCGCCCCGTTCTGGTCGGCACGCCTCGGCCGCCTCGAACTGACCGGCCTCCAGGCGTCCGCCCGCTCCGGCCGCGTCGTCACCTCGCTGCGCGACGACCGCACCCTGCTGACCGGCCGCGCCGTCACCGTCATCGACGGCGACCTGCTCACCTGA
- a CDS encoding CPBP family intramembrane glutamic endopeptidase: MRAEAGRVADFPPEQGVTRQILRIEVLIVLALSLGASGVSSLIRFVGAVTEPGGLKDQAAKLNTSAAPGRPWLDLAWQLFGVASALAPVVLVAYLLMREGKGLRAIGFDRTRPWPDLGRGTLVAAGIGSAGLAFYLVAIESGFNLTVVPESLPPVWWKFPVLVLSAMQNSVLEEVIVVGYLLRRLDQLGWSPRASLAASSVLRGSYHLYQGIGGFVGNMVMGAVFVLLYRRWGRVGPLVVAHTLLDVGAFVGYALLVGKVGWLPTLQT, translated from the coding sequence GTGCGGGCAGAGGCGGGGCGGGTGGCTGATTTTCCTCCGGAGCAGGGGGTGACGCGACAGATCCTGCGGATCGAAGTGCTCATCGTCCTCGCGCTGTCACTGGGCGCGAGTGGGGTGTCGTCCCTGATCAGGTTTGTCGGAGCCGTCACCGAACCGGGCGGGCTCAAGGACCAGGCGGCGAAACTCAATACGTCCGCCGCGCCCGGGCGGCCATGGCTGGACCTCGCCTGGCAGTTGTTCGGTGTCGCGTCGGCGCTGGCGCCCGTCGTGCTGGTCGCGTACCTGCTGATGCGCGAGGGGAAGGGGCTGCGCGCGATCGGCTTCGACCGAACGCGGCCGTGGCCGGACCTGGGGCGGGGCACGCTGGTCGCGGCGGGCATCGGCAGCGCCGGGCTCGCGTTCTACCTGGTCGCCATCGAGTCGGGGTTCAACCTCACGGTGGTGCCGGAATCGCTGCCGCCGGTGTGGTGGAAGTTCCCTGTGCTGGTCCTGTCCGCGATGCAGAACTCCGTACTGGAGGAAGTCATCGTCGTTGGATATCTGCTGCGCAGACTCGATCAGTTGGGGTGGTCTCCCAGAGCCTCTCTGGCGGCGAGTTCCGTGCTGCGCGGGTCGTACCACCTCTACCAGGGGATCGGCGGGTTCGTCGGCAACATGGTGATGGGCGCCGTCTTCGTGCTGCTGTACCGGCGCTGGGGGCGTGTGGGGCCGCTGGTGGTGGCCCATACGCTGCTCGACGTGGGGGCGTTCGTGGGGTACGCGCTGCTGGTGGGCAAGGTGGGGTGGCTGCCGACTTTGCAGACGTGA
- a CDS encoding type II toxin-antitoxin system Rv0910 family toxin translates to MAEASAEAHIGAPAEKIWARLTDFTSYAEWNATHTSFPKGGPATLEVSATYDENMKLMGFPAEVTWTVEELEPARLLTTRGKGPMGVNLAIRYSLTPDGDGALVRIEGEFTGAAVSLMAGKLKDSAGAALSESLRKLAGLVT, encoded by the coding sequence ATGGCCGAAGCCAGCGCGGAGGCACACATCGGGGCGCCGGCCGAGAAGATCTGGGCGCGGCTGACGGACTTCACGTCGTACGCAGAGTGGAACGCGACCCACACCAGCTTCCCCAAGGGCGGCCCGGCCACGCTGGAGGTCTCGGCGACGTACGACGAGAACATGAAGCTCATGGGCTTCCCCGCGGAGGTCACCTGGACGGTGGAGGAGCTGGAGCCGGCCCGGCTGCTCACCACCAGGGGCAAGGGGCCGATGGGCGTCAACCTCGCCATCCGCTACTCGCTCACACCGGACGGCGACGGCGCCCTCGTGCGGATCGAGGGGGAGTTCACGGGCGCGGCCGTCTCACTGATGGCGGGCAAGCTCAAGGACTCGGCGGGCGCCGCCCTGAGCGAGTCGCTGCGCAAGCTCGCCGGCCTGGTCACCTGA
- a CDS encoding PadR family transcriptional regulator, whose translation MRSHGHGDCGPGHRGRGDFEARRAAFGPFGPPFGGPWSGGGRGRGGPRGRARRGDVRASILALLADRPMHGYEMIQEIGERSGGAWRPSPGSVYPTLQLLEDEGLIVSESEGGKKLFTLTDAGRTEVEAGPQAPWEEAGRGVDWETMNEVRQAGFGLMEAFGQVWKTGSAEQRKKALAVVNESRKKLYLILADED comes from the coding sequence ATGCGTTCACATGGACATGGGGACTGCGGGCCTGGCCATCGCGGTCGGGGTGACTTCGAGGCGCGGCGTGCCGCCTTCGGTCCTTTCGGGCCGCCGTTCGGCGGGCCGTGGAGCGGTGGCGGACGCGGCAGGGGCGGCCCCAGGGGAAGGGCGCGGCGCGGCGACGTGCGCGCGTCGATCCTGGCGCTGCTGGCCGACCGGCCCATGCACGGTTACGAGATGATCCAGGAGATCGGCGAGCGCAGTGGCGGGGCCTGGCGTCCCAGTCCGGGCTCGGTCTACCCGACGCTCCAGCTGCTCGAGGACGAGGGTCTCATCGTCAGTGAGAGCGAGGGCGGCAAGAAGCTGTTCACGCTCACCGACGCCGGGCGCACCGAAGTCGAGGCGGGGCCGCAGGCTCCGTGGGAGGAAGCGGGGCGCGGGGTCGACTGGGAGACGATGAACGAGGTCCGTCAGGCTGGCTTCGGGCTGATGGAGGCGTTCGGCCAGGTCTGGAAGACCGGCTCCGCCGAGCAGCGGAAGAAGGCTCTCGCCGTCGTCAACGAGTCCCGCAAGAAGCTCTACCTGATCCTGGCCGACGAGGACTGA
- a CDS encoding FMN-binding negative transcriptional regulator, whose protein sequence is MLIHPWDAPHSDHEWQEWLAVHDFGQLAVNGLPGEAPYVQPTHFLYDAERGAHGEVLTHLARPNPLFTALEADPRVLLSVVDDYTYVPGPWQAPVGAPPEHGVPTSFYAAVQLRCTAHVVDDPAEKADLLNRQVAHFQPQGGTARAAVGEAPHGRLLSGIRGLRLEVTEVRAKFKYGSHKPQDAQERTAAGLATRAQPNDPAAHTHHHRRRTPPTT, encoded by the coding sequence TTGCTCATACACCCCTGGGACGCGCCGCACAGTGACCACGAGTGGCAGGAGTGGCTGGCGGTCCACGACTTCGGTCAGCTGGCGGTGAACGGACTCCCGGGCGAGGCGCCGTACGTCCAGCCGACACACTTCCTGTACGACGCCGAACGCGGCGCCCACGGCGAGGTCCTCACCCACCTGGCCCGCCCGAACCCCCTGTTCACGGCGTTGGAAGCCGATCCGCGCGTCCTGCTGAGCGTCGTGGACGACTACACGTACGTCCCCGGCCCCTGGCAGGCACCCGTGGGCGCCCCGCCCGAACACGGCGTGCCCACCAGCTTCTACGCAGCCGTACAGCTCCGCTGCACAGCCCACGTCGTGGACGACCCGGCGGAGAAGGCCGACCTGCTGAACCGCCAGGTCGCCCACTTCCAGCCGCAGGGCGGCACGGCCCGCGCGGCTGTCGGCGAAGCACCGCACGGGCGTCTGCTGTCGGGCATCAGGGGTCTGCGGCTGGAGGTGACCGAGGTCCGGGCCAAGTTCAAGTACGGCAGCCACAAGCCGCAGGACGCACAGGAGCGTACGGCGGCAGGGCTGGCCACCCGCGCACAGCCGAACGATCCCGCGGCCCACACCCACCACCACCGCCGCCGCACCCCGCCCACCACCTGA
- a CDS encoding EamA family transporter, whose translation MQASQGRSAGLGLALLSAFAFGGSGVAAKPLIEAGLDPLHVVWLRVAGAALVMLPVAWRHRDLLRRKPALLAGFGLLAVAGVQAFYFASLSRIPVGVALLIEYLAPALVLGWVRFVQRRPVTRAAAVGVVLAVGGLACVVEVWAGLTIDVLGLLFALAAACCQVGYFVLSDQGSAGEDAPDPLGVIAYGLLVGAVVLTVVARPWGMEWSLLTGNADMGGTAVPAALLLGWIVLIATVVAYVTGVVSVRRLSPQVAGVVACLEAVIATVLAWVLLREHLSAPQIIGGVVVLVGAFIAQSSAPKAPSGPVAGGVAAAGGADVEPGPSGAGQVEGDLPAGRTAR comes from the coding sequence ATGCAAGCGTCTCAGGGGAGGAGCGCCGGCCTGGGACTTGCCCTGCTGTCGGCGTTCGCATTCGGTGGTTCGGGTGTCGCGGCCAAGCCGCTGATCGAGGCGGGGCTCGACCCGCTGCACGTGGTGTGGCTGCGGGTGGCGGGCGCCGCTCTCGTCATGCTGCCCGTCGCCTGGCGCCACCGCGATCTGCTGCGGCGCAAACCCGCCCTGCTCGCCGGTTTCGGCCTGCTCGCGGTCGCCGGTGTGCAGGCGTTCTACTTCGCCTCGCTGTCCCGGATACCGGTCGGGGTCGCCCTGCTCATCGAATATCTCGCCCCGGCGCTGGTGCTGGGATGGGTCCGGTTCGTTCAGCGTCGGCCGGTGACGCGCGCCGCCGCCGTCGGTGTGGTGCTCGCGGTCGGCGGCCTGGCGTGCGTCGTCGAGGTGTGGGCCGGGCTGACCATCGACGTGCTCGGGCTGCTGTTCGCGCTCGCCGCCGCCTGTTGCCAGGTGGGGTACTTCGTACTGTCCGACCAAGGGAGCGCCGGCGAGGACGCGCCCGATCCGCTCGGCGTCATCGCGTACGGCCTGCTCGTCGGCGCCGTGGTACTGACCGTGGTGGCGCGCCCGTGGGGCATGGAGTGGTCGCTGCTGACCGGGAACGCCGACATGGGAGGGACGGCAGTGCCGGCCGCGCTGCTGCTCGGCTGGATCGTGCTGATCGCCACTGTCGTCGCGTACGTCACGGGTGTGGTGTCGGTGCGCCGGCTGTCGCCGCAGGTGGCCGGTGTGGTGGCCTGCCTGGAGGCGGTCATCGCGACCGTACTGGCGTGGGTGCTGCTGCGTGAGCACCTGTCCGCGCCGCAGATCATCGGCGGGGTCGTGGTGCTGGTCGGGGCGTTCATCGCGCAGTCGTCGGCTCCCAAGGCCCCGAGCGGGCCGGTCGCGGGCGGGGTGGCGGCCGCTGGTGGGGCGGACGTGGAGCCGGGGCCTTCGGGGGCCGGGCAGGTCGAGGGGGATCTTCCGGCGGGGCGGACGGCTCGGTAG
- a CDS encoding aminotransferase class I/II-fold pyridoxal phosphate-dependent enzyme: MLGDYRISGRRASEIAASVERAVGSGELSPGQLLPPMRELAGELGVNANTVAAAYRTLRERGVIETSGRRGSRVRPRPASTARESIRVDVPPGVRDLSQGNPDPALLPPLHEAFAAAVRSGAEHPVLYGQDPVDPDFGRLARASFDADGVPGGPVAVTSGSLDAIERVLAAHLRPGDAVAVEDPGWGSLLDLIPALGLTAVPVAVDDNGPLPGEVERALRGGARALVITDRAQNPTGAAVSVARAQELRGVLMTFPGVLLIEDDHGHAIVDLPVRPLAGVTDHWVFVRSVAKAYGPDLRLALMTGDPVTVDRVMGRQRLGPGWVSRLVQRAVVELWEAGAVDVRAVSREYGRRRDALVGALNERGVEAHGRSGMNVWVPVADETGVVARLLHAGWAVAPGARFRMAAPPGVRLTVSAMTPADVGPVADAVASATGPARADRRYG, from the coding sequence GTGCTAGGAGACTATCGGATCAGCGGGCGGCGCGCATCGGAGATTGCGGCGAGTGTGGAGCGCGCGGTGGGTTCCGGGGAACTGTCGCCCGGACAACTGCTGCCGCCCATGCGGGAGTTGGCGGGGGAGTTGGGGGTCAATGCGAATACAGTCGCGGCGGCGTACCGCACGCTGCGCGAGCGGGGGGTGATCGAGACGTCGGGCCGCCGAGGCAGTCGGGTGCGCCCCCGCCCGGCCAGTACGGCGCGGGAGTCGATCAGGGTCGACGTACCGCCGGGTGTGCGGGACCTGAGCCAGGGCAATCCCGACCCCGCCTTGTTGCCACCGCTGCACGAGGCGTTTGCCGCCGCGGTGCGGAGCGGTGCAGAGCACCCTGTTCTGTACGGACAGGATCCTGTCGATCCGGATTTCGGGCGGCTCGCGCGGGCCTCGTTCGACGCGGACGGGGTGCCGGGTGGACCCGTCGCTGTCACATCCGGGTCGCTGGACGCGATCGAGCGCGTTCTCGCCGCCCACCTGAGGCCGGGTGACGCGGTGGCTGTCGAGGATCCGGGGTGGGGCAGTCTGCTCGACCTCATACCCGCGCTCGGGCTTACCGCCGTGCCGGTCGCAGTCGACGACAACGGGCCGCTGCCCGGTGAGGTCGAACGGGCGCTCCGGGGCGGGGCCCGGGCACTGGTGATCACCGACAGGGCGCAGAACCCCACCGGTGCGGCGGTGAGCGTCGCGCGGGCCCAGGAGCTGCGGGGTGTCCTCATGACCTTTCCGGGGGTGCTGCTCATCGAGGACGACCACGGGCACGCCATCGTCGATCTGCCGGTGCGCCCCCTCGCGGGGGTGACGGATCACTGGGTGTTCGTGCGGTCGGTGGCGAAGGCGTACGGGCCTGATCTGCGGCTCGCCCTGATGACGGGCGACCCGGTCACGGTGGACCGGGTGATGGGGCGGCAGCGGCTCGGGCCCGGCTGGGTCAGCCGGCTGGTGCAGCGGGCGGTCGTCGAGCTGTGGGAAGCGGGCGCGGTCGACGTACGGGCTGTCTCGCGGGAGTACGGTCGGCGGCGGGACGCACTGGTGGGGGCACTGAACGAGCGGGGTGTCGAGGCCCACGGGCGCAGTGGGATGAACGTGTGGGTGCCGGTCGCGGACGAGACGGGGGTGGTGGCGCGGCTGCTGCACGCGGGGTGGGCGGTCGCGCCCGGAGCGCGGTTCCGGATGGCGGCGCCGCCGGGTGTGCGGCTGACCGTTTCGGCGATGACACCCGCGGACGTCGGCCCGGTCGCCGACGCCGTGGCCTCGGCGACCGGGCCTGCGCGGGCGGACCGGCGCTACGGCTGA